ACTTATAATGTTGAATTTCGATCGGATCGGGAAACGTTGGGAATAATCGTCGAGCGTGTTCGATCAAAATGGACTTGGTTATATCGTCGCTGGAGGTTTTATATTTTTGGCCGAACTGAATCGACGAATGAAATACGACGGACGATTTGGAATTCGAAGACGAGCCGATTTTATTTTCTTGAATCGACACGTACTTGAAAACGCTATCGTCGGGTAAATATTTGGCGGCCCAACTCTCAGGTAGAGTATCGTTGAAAAACATCGCCAGACAATCGCGACAACTGtattcgacttttttcaaagcttcgTACGTTTCGCCTGATatggcttttttgaaatttccttccaaatttaaaatcacAGGTACCGGTAACGTGAGAATAACACCATGGTAGATTTCCGTTCGTCCTTCGGCGTCGGTTATTTCTACGCGATCTTGGTTAATATCCAATTGTTGGATCGGTCGCGATAAGTAAATATTACGGAAATTCGACAAATTTACGAAATGATGCGCTAGAGAGTCCATTCCTTCGGGTGCGACATAATTAATAGCGTCGTCCGACGACCGTCTCATGTTGATTATGTCGCCGgtgaagatttttattttacatgatTCCAGCAACGAAGAATAGATCTGGCTGCTGTTAGCAGTTTCGGCTGATGTGGTGATGTACTGCGCTCCTATATCTACGTAACTAGCCAACCGATCGCATTTCACGGTTTTCATTCTGCCACCCAGCTGCGCATCCGACTCCCATAGATCTAAATTTACAGTCAAATGTCTGGACAGATATCCGATCAACGCTGCTGTGATACCGCCACCGATCACTGCCACATTCGTGCCAGCCATACTTTATAGTCTTCGATGATCtacgtacgtaggtactcgtacatataagtAGTAGGTATTATTTACTCGTTCGTAGTCGTACTGGCACTGGCGTACTTGGCTTATGCAGACGTATCGAATTATTTGTTATCAACTGTTCAAGTGTTCATTAATAATCGTCGAGAAGACTGGAGAAGATTATCAAACGTGATAAAGGAATGCACATCCCAAAtcgcatacctacctatggGAACATTGGGAACACAGCCATTCgttgaatgaaatgaataataataatatgggTCGACTTTCACAAGAcgcgaaaaataatttccaagtaCCTTAAGTAGGGGTAGGCATATTAGGCAGTGTTTGAAAATGATCGTTCTTCAGATTCTTGAATTCGTGCCTACATAGGTAGATatctacataataaatttgtaATCTTCTCGGATCAGCAATTGATGTGAAAGGTACCTCtatataggtacgtaggtaaTCGCTCGATCGCTcgatcaaaatgatcaaaacgtGTGTACCAGGCTTAAATAGGGCACTACACAGCATAGGTATACTCATCCACCTGATCCaccattttgtttttgttcctTGCAAGTTGCAATAATTATTtatggtttttactttttatggtCGAATTTCTGGAATAGATAGAATGACAGAAATGACTTTTGAAGATAATGATAAACAATAAACgcggttaaaaattaaaatgttgctGAATTCCCATATATAAATTATATAATGCTTTGGagtttggttttggttttggtttttggctCTTCagtcaaaccaggaacaaaatggtggatgAGTATACTCATgcttaaatgcaaaaaaaaaacttgttatcAAACAACGTTATCAAATTAATTGCCAGATCTGCACTGCACCatcattcaagttttcaactttttcaacattttactttgaagaattgaaataaTACTGTCGCTGTCGACGAATAATACGTAATTATGTCATTTGTAGATGTGATATGGTACTTTCAATCTGCGGTAAATAATCTGGTCTTAGTATTGGTTTTATTAATCGTTTATCATTTACGATGCTGGTGGTTAGGAACCGAAGTAAGTGTGAAATGTCATATTTATGTCGGATGTCGAAATCACATTCATTGTATATATTTATTAACCATTCTTTAGGTGTCACAGCAGATACAGGTGGACCTGGTTAACTTATTCGTTACATTATTCGGTAGGGAAAAGTCCCGAGAGATTTTTAACCACCAGTTCTTGGTGGGATTAGGATTATCAGATCCAAACGGTGTCCGTTAGCGCCAAAGGTACGTACTCTTTTTCACATCATAATTACTTTAGCATAAGTGTTTGTACatctactcattttttttgtagaatcaTATGATGCGGAAAAGAGATCCAAGTGTACCGAGAAAAGAATAACGTTAtttgttacctacctatatcaataatttttctttgcGAATTAATGTTATAATTAAGTAGAGGTACATAAAGTAATTCATAATACATATACGGTATGTTTCTAATTCTCGATTTGTGTCTTGATTCTGATTGCTAAACACCTCATTTGGAGTGAATATTTCACATGGTTAAGATTTCGCCAGTTTCTACTCGCTAATCCGTATTGCGTTCATTCTCTCCTCATAATTCAACTCCAAGTGCCGAAGAATAACAATATTATCGTCGTGAATGTGTGAAATACCTGTCGGATATACCAGAAATTCTATAACTTTACAGTCTTGCATTGCTAAAATCGTATCGGTGAAATCCACAAGAAGGTGTTTCTGATTGGAATGTTTCGTGTGTTGAAACGTGCTTCTAAAAGTTTACTAAATGAAGGATTACTTTCCGTCGGCTTGATTGGTAAGCATAATTAGATACGAAAGATTAAAATTGAGTACGTAAAGTAATTTGTAATATATTCACGGTGTTTTGCATTTGACCATTTTTCGTTTCTCGTTTATGTGTCTGATTTTTATTGCAAAACACCTCATTTGAAGTGAATACTTCACGTGGTGAAGAATCGCCTAAGTTATATTTGTATTTCAATCAGATGTTGGAATTATCATACGgaagatgtacatattttgtttgTCTCGTGTTTTAGAATCGTCTATCTTTGATTCGAGCAAATAATTACCAGAATCAAAAAATATGGCatgcgatgaattttttaaacgagaaaGAAAATTGATGCACGATGCTCTCAACGAAGGAGACTTGGATAGAGTTCGTGAACTGAGACAGACAAAAACATTCACCATCATTGTGTCGCAGCATGGTGTTGATCTGATTTCCAACATATCGAAGTTCATGGATGATGAACGTATATATATACAAGTGTCCGCATTTAGTTGAATGGGCTTAGGGGGGAGATTTATCCGACTCCTGATTAGCTCAGATGGGAGTTCTCTTAGTAATCAAACTGTGAAACTGATCTCTAACAAGTACACTGAATACATgaaaataatcaacattttaaatattatttacgtacaatttattttattaagtCGTCATCTACATTCATCTTATGCATATATGTTATGTATTTAACAGATGTGTTATTCCTTAATAAATAGGATGATACTGTAGATGGGTACGAGTTCCTAGTCCAAGCCAAGAATGGCAATTAACAGCTAGACATTGGACATTGGCATCTTATTAATTGAGCAATTTACAACAATTATGTATGCGAAAAAGGTACATTATTTCGTTCAGGTGGATTCGTTGTCCCATCAGGCCATCAATCACAATAAAATAACGTCATCAATTAACTATGATTAGGTTATACTTAATTAATCTAGTGGAGACCAGGGATGTTAACCGGCTTTTAACCTTAAccttaatttggaaaataagtaactggaaaaaatgataaaaaatcacgTAACCTTCACCGAAAAAAATTCCCGTATTTAAATCTGAGTAACCCTAACCAATAACCTTAAcctttattccaaaatttggttaccttaaccataaccttaacttcaaaaattgtggcTAAAAACCGGTtataattacacatttttttctgtttttttttcaccttctgGTTTTTGTAGAGCAGTTAGTAgtgttttgtttaaaatttcatttgttttcacaaattttaacaGTTCTGACTTTTGAGCaaagatttgatcaattttatgtGAATTTGGTAACTTTGAAGTAATCATTGGCGATTTTCAcaccaattttgatgtttttttgtacattttgtgcagttttgcaaaaaatttagattaatttgCAACGATTACCTATCaatgatctgtttttttttatgtttcgagatatttcatcagattttggttgtttcaatttcatttcaacgatattttgggcaatttttcaagtttttctcaattttatcaattactaGTACCTATAGCAAGAAAAAagattttctcatatttttattcaaaaagtgaGATGATTTTGCA
The sequence above is a segment of the Planococcus citri chromosome 3, ihPlaCitr1.1, whole genome shotgun sequence genome. Coding sequences within it:
- the LOC135839734 gene encoding renalase-like encodes the protein MAGTNVAVIGGGITAALIGYLSRHLTVNLDLWESDAQLGGRMKTVKCDRLASYVDIGAQYITTSAETANSSQIYSSLLESCKIKIFTGDIINMRRSSDDAINYVAPEGMDSLAHHFVNLSNFRNIYLSRPIQQLDINQDRVEITDAEGRTEIYHGVILTLPVPVILNLEGNFKKAISGETYEALKKVEYSCRDCLAMFFNDTLPESWAAKYLPDDSVFKYVSIQENKIGSSSNSKSSVVFHSSIQFGQKYKTSSDDITKSILIEHARRLFPTFPDPIEIQHYKWNYSQVLKPYRNSPKSVSVHEKPLIVVAGDAFAASNFDGCVSSAESVADTLKNVFDNKL